A region of the Clostridium estertheticum subsp. estertheticum genome:
ATCTTCCACTATGACCTTTGCAGATTTAGAAACTTCCTCAACTACTACATTTAATACCTTTGCAGGACTTAAAGCATTTGAAATATATTCTTCAGCTTTCTTGCTCCATTTAATAATGTCAATTTTCTCATTTCTTAATTCATTAACTATGCTTTGAACGCGAACACCCTTAGGTCCTACGCAAGCTCCCATAGCATCAACATTTTCATCATTTGAGTATACTGCAATTTTAGTTCTTGAGCCAGCTTCTCTCGAAATACTCTTAATCTCGACAACTCCGCCAAAGACTTCTGGTACTTCTAATTCAAATAATCTTTTTACAAGACCTGGATGAGTTCTTGACACTCCAACTTGAGCACCTTTAGTAGTGTTTTTAACTTCAACAATGTACAATTTTAATTTTTCATTAAAATTATATTCTTCACCTGGCATTTGTTCATTAGCTCCGAGTACAGCCTCAATTTTACCTAAATCTATGAATACATTGCCTCTGTCTTTTCTTATAACACTTCCTGTAATAATATCAAACTCTTTGGTTATAAATTCATTGTATATTATATTTCTTTCTGCCTCTTTAATTCTTTGAATAACTACTTGCTTTGCAGCTTGCGCAGCTATTCTTCCAAATTTTCTTGGAGTAACTTCAATATCAACAATATCATCTATTTGATATTTATGGCTGTACTCTTTAGCTTCTTCTAAGGATATTTCACTAGCTTCCTCAACAACTTCTTCTACAACTGTCTTTTGACCATAGACATGTATTTCTCCTGTTTCTCTGTTCATTGTTACCTTTACATCTTGACTATTATTTGATAGTGTAGCAAAATTTTTCTTATATGCTGCAACTAACGCATCTTCTATAGTTTCAAAAAGTAAATCCTCACTAATTCCCTTTTGGTCTACAATTTCTCTCAATGCTTCAATAAATTCTTGATTCATTTTAACAACTTCCTCCTTACAGCACTGGTTTTAAACTTACGATGGAAATATTTTCTTTTGGAATAATTATATTATTCCCATCATATTGAATTTCTATTTGTGCATCAGAAAATCCTACTAAATCGCCCTCAAGTTTTTTAGTTCCCTCATATAGGCTCTTTAAATTAACTAGTACATTCTGACCTATGTATTTTTTTAGATGATTATCATCATATAAAATCCTCTCAATTCCTGGTGAGGATACTTCTAAACAGTAACTATCTGTTATTGGATCTTCAACGTCTAATATTTCACTTATGCCTCTGCTAGTCTTTTCGCAGTCTTCCAAAGATATTCCACTTGAACTATCTATATAAATTCTCAAATAATTTTCTCCAGCTTCTTTTACATACTCCAAATGATATAATTCACAATTGTTTTTTTCAACTATTGGCAAAGCGATTTTTCTAAGCTTTTGCAACAAGGTATCATTTCTCATTCTAACACCCTCCTTTTATTAGTATTTTATACTATTATTAACATAATTAATCATAATATTATAATTAAAACGCAACCATGAGTTGCGTTTCAATAAATAGAGAGTAGGCGGGCCTACTCTCTTGCAATAAAATAACTAGTGATAACTAATATCTATTATTCTATCATATAAAATCCGCTATTTCAAGGGTTAATTGCATTTCCCTAAAAAAACGACAGCTGATTTGTATCAGGAAGATCCTTCAAACACCCATGATTATCTAATGCTTCGATAACTGTTTTAGACACTTTGCAGCGAGTTCTCAAATCTTCTTTTGATATGAACTCTCCATGCACTCTTTCTAGCACTATACTTTTAGCAGCATTTTCACCTACCCCTTCAAGTGCATTTAAAGGAGGTCTTAGTGAATCTTCTTCAATTGTAAATTTAACTGCCTCTGACTTATAAAGATCAACATTTAATAATTTAATTCCTCTTTTATACATTTCAAAAGATAACTCAAGAGCAGTTAGAAGTCCTTTTTCTTTCACTCCTATATCCTTACCTAAATCTTCGAGTTCATCCATTTTAACTCTTATAGCACTGTCACCCTTTACTATCAAGTTTGCATCAAAATCATCTGCTCTTATAGTAAAAAATGTAGCATAATATTCTTTTGGGTAATAAACCTTATAATATGCTATTCTAATGGCCATCATTACATATGCTACTGCATGACCCTTAGGGAACATATACTTTATTTTTTTACATGATCCTATATACCAATCCGGAACGTCATGCTCTTTCATTATTTTCTCATGTTCTTCTGAAAGTCCCTTACCTTTTCGTACTTTCTCCATAATAGTAAAAGCAGTCTTAGGCTCAAGATCTTTATGCAATAAATAAACCATTATATCATCTCTTGTAGAAATACAATCTTTAAGCGTTGTAAATCCTTCTTTAATATAATATTGTGCATTATTAATCCATACGTCAGTACCGTGAGATAATCCTGAAATCCTTACTAAATCTGAAAAAGATTTTGGTTGTGTATCTAAAAGCATTTGTCTAACGAATTTTGTACCAAATTCTGGTACTCCATAACTTCCCACTTCACAACCCAATTCCTGAGCTGTAAGTCCAAGTGCCTTAGGCGAAGTAAATAAGCTTATAACATTATCATCAGATAATGGGATAGTTAAAGGGTCAAGTCCCGTTAAATCTTGAAGCATTTTAAGCATTGTAGGATCATCATGACCAAGAATATCAAGTTTAAGTAACCTACCACTTATAGAATGGTAATCAAAATGTGTTGTAATAATATCTGATGTTGGGTCATCCGCCGGATGTTGCACAGGGCAAAAATTATATATCTCATTGTCACTTGGAACAACCATTATTCCACCTGGATGTTGTCCTGAGGTTCTCTTAACGCCAGTACATCCTTGTACAAGCCTCTCAATTTCAGCTTGAGGTACCATAACATCTTTTTCATTTAAATATTTTTTCACATAACCATAAGCAGTTTTATCAGCAATGGTTCCAATAGTTCCAGCCTTAAAAGTATGTCCTTTTCCAAACAGCACCTCTGTATATCTATGTATGTCTGCTTGATTATCCCCTGAAAAATTCAAATCTATATCCGGTTCTTTATCTCCTTCAAATCCTAAGAATGTTTCAAATGGAATATCAAAACCATCTTTTTTATATAATGTTCCACAATCAGGACATTCTTTATCAGGTAAATCGGCACCTGAACCAATAGATCCATCTAAAATAAATTCACTCTTTTTGCAATTAGGACATATATAGTGTGGTGGCAACCCATTTACTTCTGTTATATTAGACATATTAGCTGCAAAAGAAGATCCAACCGAACCTCTCGAACCTACCAAATAACCATCTGCAAGTGATTTTGCTACTAATTTTTCAGCTATCAAATAAAGCACAGCATATCCATTTCCAATAATAGAATTTAATTCTTTCTCCAATCTTTTTTCAACTATCTCAGGCAATGGATCGCCATATATTGAATGAACTTTATCTGATGTCATCTTTCTGATATCCTCTTCTGCACCAGGTATTTTAGGTGTAAAAGTTCCATCTGGTATTGGTTTTACAAATTCTATCATTTCAGCAATTTTATTTGGATTATAAATTACAACTTCTTTACATTTTTTTTCTCCTAAATATGAAAATTCACTTAGCATCTCATTTGTAGTTTTAAAATATAATGGTGGTTGATCATCCGCATCTGAAAACCCTTTACCTGCCATCAATATTTTTCTAAAAACTGCATCTAAAGGTTCTAAAAAATGTACATCTCCTGTAGCAACTACTGGCATATTATTTTTATCACCAATAGTGCATATCC
Encoded here:
- the nusA gene encoding transcription termination factor NusA: MNQEFIEALREIVDQKGISEDLLFETIEDALVAAYKKNFATLSNNSQDVKVTMNRETGEIHVYGQKTVVEEVVEEASEISLEEAKEYSHKYQIDDIVDIEVTPRKFGRIAAQAAKQVVIQRIKEAERNIIYNEFITKEFDIITGSVIRKDRGNVFIDLGKIEAVLGANEQMPGEEYNFNEKLKLYIVEVKNTTKGAQVGVSRTHPGLVKRLFELEVPEVFGGVVEIKSISREAGSRTKIAVYSNDENVDAMGACVGPKGVRVQSIVNELRNEKIDIIKWSKKAEEYISNALSPAKVLNVVVEEVSKSAKVIVEDNQLSLAIGKEGQNVRLAARLTGWKIDIKSRTQAQYNMDINEIDVNEVVKSEADESEVIDNQVVKDQSTQEQVIETITQE
- the rimP gene encoding ribosome maturation factor RimP — protein: MRNDTLLQKLRKIALPIVEKNNCELYHLEYVKEAGENYLRIYIDSSSGISLEDCEKTSRGISEILDVEDPITDSYCLEVSSPGIERILYDDNHLKKYIGQNVLVNLKSLYEGTKKLEGDLVGFSDAQIEIQYDGNNIIIPKENISIVSLKPVL